The Bacillus sp. Y1 genome includes the window ATCAATTTGAGGATGCCATTCAATGGTATCAGAAGGTATTTGGCTGGGAGTGTGTGGATCAAATTACAAGTTGGGTTGGAAGAAAAGGATTTATGAAGCTGCCTAGAGCTGGAATGGTGACGATAAAATCATTTGAAGGAGAGCATGCTCACTTACAGTCTCTAGAAAAAGAAGGAAAGGTTAGGCTCGGATTTGCCACGTATAATCTGGATCAAACACTTTCTTATTTGCAAGATAGAAAGATAGAGGCAACGGATATTAAGATGCTTCCGAACGGACAAAGATACTGTGATATAGTAGCATTTGACAACACAAGGTTAACGTTAGTAGAGGAAAACAAAGGAGAGGACGAAAGGGAATATCCTCCATCAGGAGTTCTTGGTTTTGGCAAAGTGAACTCCATTATTCATGTGAAGGATCCCAAATTTTCAGCCTCCTGGTATAAAGAGCATCTTGGATTTGTGATAGAGGAAATAGATGAGGAGAAAGGCTTTGCTCACCTCAAGACAGAGGATGCTTATGATAGAAATGTATTAAACGAATGTTTTTGGGATCATATTTGGCTTTTGAAGAGCGAAGACACTGTTACAAAGCCAAATGATAATCGAGTTAGAACCTATTACGACATCCGACCTGAGTTTGTTTTCGACGAATATCAGAAGCTGATAAAAAATGGGTTGGAACCTTCTGAAATGGCGGGAGATCCAATAAATGGTTGGGGTGGTTTTCATTTTTATGATCCAGACAATAATCGTATTAATGTGTGGTCCTATAAGTAATTTTTAGAAGCCAAGATGGAAGTATCAAAAAGGTATTATATTTTTTTAGTGGAAGCGCTATAATTATACTGGTAAGTGAATGTCTATAAATCCATCTAAAAAGGGGTAGAGTGAATGATTAACAAAGTTGGTCAAATCATGCTGTATGTTACTAACCAAGATGAGGCAAAAGCTTTTTGGACAGAAAAAGTAGGGTTTCAGGTCGTTTCTGAAGAAGATAACGGTCAAGGATTTAGATGGATTGAGGTTGCTCCAAAGGACGCTGAGACAAGTATCATTTTACATAACAAGGAATTTGTAGCGAAAATGTCACCTGAATTGAATTTGGGTACACCTTCCTTAATGTTTTTTACCAAAAATCTTGAAGACTTATATAACAATCTTTCAACTAAAAACGTTACTGTCGGAGAATTGGTCAATATGCCTTTTGGAAAAGTCTTTAACTTTGCAGATGATGAAGGAAATTATTTTGCGGTTATGGAGAAAGAATAATATAGAGATAGACGACGGATTTTCGTTTTAGTAAAGAGGGTCTTTGCTCATTTAAGGGCAAAGATCCTCTTTTTTAAGGTGCTATCGTCCTACTTAGCTAATTGTTGCAGTCGATTTCGATCCAAAATCAGAAATCCTCGAGCATGTTTTTTCATTACGCCTTCTTCACATAGCTTTGCAAAAACGTGTAATAAATGACGGTACGATACACCTAAGTATTCACATACTTCGGTGTGTTTTTCTTTGTAAAAATCATGATCCGCTGACACGAGTATAAAAGCAGCCAGCCTGTTAATTAAGGGATATACCTGATTTTCCGTGTACTTCGCGGAAATGGTTGTTGCTTTTTGACTTAGAAAAATACATAAATGCCTCAAAAAGGTAGCGTCCGTGAGAAGCTTCTCTTTACAAGCCTGAATGGGAATCGCAAGACAAGTGACTTTACTGACGGTTTGAATCGCTTTGGATATACGTTCCTCATTTAATAATTCAATTTCTCCCATAAAAGTAGGAGCTTGCAAAAAATTAATCAGTGAAACTTTCCCATTTTCGTGTGTCACATATAGCTTGGCTTTACCCTCGACAAGATAATATAAGTACTCAGGATAGGAGCCTTCTTTGAAAATAAATTCACCCCGTTCAAACTGGCACACTTGAAGATAGGGTGTGATGGGAAAGGAAAAAAGGGTTTCGATTGGGTATTTTGTAAGATAGTAATTACGTAAAGGTTCAACTAAAAATTGCATGAATTCCTCCGGAAAAATATGAGATATCTCATATTATTGTATGTATGTTCGTGTTATGATGCAAGAATCACGGAGGTATGAAAATGAATATTCAACATTGGCTTTCTCGTAATTTCTTTGTATTTTTTATTACATGGGGTGCATTTTTACCCTATTGGACTGGATGGCTCGTACAAGACAAGGGATTAAGCGTAACAGAAGCAAGTCTGATTATGGGAGTAGGATTAGTGGCAAGAGGACTTTCAACGCTGTTTGCTTTTCCTTTTGCTTCAAGATTTTTAAGTGCTCATAAGGTGATTTTGAGTTTAACAGTTATCTCACTCATTGCCACCATCCTGTATATTCCATCTTCTTCGTTTACAACATTATTCATTGTAACGATCCTATTTAGTGCCGTTTATCCGACACTCTTGCCTGCTGTCGAAAGTGCCGCGGCAGTGTTAGTAAGTCAACATGGAATACATTATGGAAAAAGTCGTAAATACGGATCGATTGGATTTGTTGTTTCCGTTTTTATCATTAGTATGTTAACCGGGCAGTGGGGAGAGCAAGCTATATTGTGGAGTATGTTTGTCGGTCTTGGTTTCATGCTAATTATGAGTTTTTTACCAACGCCGCCGATTTTATTAGAGGCACCATCGAAACAAAATCGAAAAGGGGCATTATCTGTCCAGAAATTATTAGAAGTTAAAAGCTTTCCGATCGTATTACTCATTGTTGTGTTATTACAAGGAGCACATGCTTCGTATTACAACTATGGATATATTTATTTACAAGACTTACAAGTAAATCAGTATTATATCGGTTTGATTATTAACATAGCGGTCATTTTTGAAATCTTCTACTTTATGAAAGCAGATTCCTTGTTTCAAAAATGGAATACATCCTCCTTATTATTACTAGCGGCAGCAGGTTCGACTTTAAGGTGGATCCTTTTGTTTTTGTTCCCTAATATCTGGGTGTTTATCCTCTCTCAAAGCTTACATGCATTATCCTTTGGAGTGGCACATTACGCGTTTATCACTTATATTACAAAGAATCTGCCAAAACAGCAGATTCCAAATGCACAAGGAATTTATTCCGCAATTGCCTTAAGCTTTAGTACGGCTGTGTTAACACTATTAGGTGGATTCTTATATGAGATTTCCCCGAATCTTGCCTTTTTAGGTATGATTATTTGTACCATTCCGGCGATTCTTGTCATTGTCGGTACCAGAAGACGTTATAATTTTTAAAATAACTATGAAGAGAGCATCGAACGACAAAGTTCATGCTCTTTTTTCTTATGACACGTACGCGTCAGATTTTTCGCCTCTCATGTCATAAAGTTTTTCTATTGACGCACTATAAACATATTATGAATGGGGGGGTTCCACATGGAAAAAAGCAATGAAGAGTACAAAAGTATTCATCAAATGAAAGCAGAAAATAAAGAAAAGCTAGAGATTAGTTCAACGGGCTATGGTTTAGAAAACGCTATTGAAGATAATGAAACAAAGCAGTCAGACAAGAGTTAAAAAAGGTGAACTCATAAAAGCAGGGCGTTTATCTACTAGGATGAACGCCCTATTTATTGAAAAAACATTTGAACGTGAAGTTTTATTATTTATAATGATTCAGTGCATTACTTCTGATAAATACGGGTAGTAACACAAGTGGAGACTTTTTATGTTTGAATAGTGGGGGATAATTACGTGGGAAGAATGGAAAGACGACAACAAAGGCGATCATCAAGATTTTCTTGGAGTGCCTTTACTTCAAAAGGTGCAAAAACAAAGATTCTTACGGCC containing:
- a CDS encoding VOC family protein, whose protein sequence is MYRWDGGFIMVHPDQFEDAIQWYQKVFGWECVDQITSWVGRKGFMKLPRAGMVTIKSFEGEHAHLQSLEKEGKVRLGFATYNLDQTLSYLQDRKIEATDIKMLPNGQRYCDIVAFDNTRLTLVEENKGEDEREYPPSGVLGFGKVNSIIHVKDPKFSASWYKEHLGFVIEEIDEEKGFAHLKTEDAYDRNVLNECFWDHIWLLKSEDTVTKPNDNRVRTYYDIRPEFVFDEYQKLIKNGLEPSEMAGDPINGWGGFHFYDPDNNRINVWSYK
- a CDS encoding VOC family protein, with the translated sequence MINKVGQIMLYVTNQDEAKAFWTEKVGFQVVSEEDNGQGFRWIEVAPKDAETSIILHNKEFVAKMSPELNLGTPSLMFFTKNLEDLYNNLSTKNVTVGELVNMPFGKVFNFADDEGNYFAVMEKE
- a CDS encoding 3-phenylpropionate MFS transporter, whose translation is MNIQHWLSRNFFVFFITWGAFLPYWTGWLVQDKGLSVTEASLIMGVGLVARGLSTLFAFPFASRFLSAHKVILSLTVISLIATILYIPSSSFTTLFIVTILFSAVYPTLLPAVESAAAVLVSQHGIHYGKSRKYGSIGFVVSVFIISMLTGQWGEQAILWSMFVGLGFMLIMSFLPTPPILLEAPSKQNRKGALSVQKLLEVKSFPIVLLIVVLLQGAHASYYNYGYIYLQDLQVNQYYIGLIINIAVIFEIFYFMKADSLFQKWNTSSLLLLAAAGSTLRWILLFLFPNIWVFILSQSLHALSFGVAHYAFITYITKNLPKQQIPNAQGIYSAIALSFSTAVLTLLGGFLYEISPNLAFLGMIICTIPAILVIVGTRRRYNF
- the yeiL gene encoding transcriptional regulator YeiL, translating into MQFLVEPLRNYYLTKYPIETLFSFPITPYLQVCQFERGEFIFKEGSYPEYLYYLVEGKAKLYVTHENGKVSLINFLQAPTFMGEIELLNEERISKAIQTVSKVTCLAIPIQACKEKLLTDATFLRHLCIFLSQKATTISAKYTENQVYPLINRLAAFILVSADHDFYKEKHTEVCEYLGVSYRHLLHVFAKLCEEGVMKKHARGFLILDRNRLQQLAK